One window from the genome of Sardina pilchardus chromosome 12, fSarPil1.1, whole genome shotgun sequence encodes:
- the hey2 gene encoding hairy/enhancer-of-split related with YRPW motif protein 2 isoform X2: MKRPCEDTSSDSDMDETIDVGSENNYSGQSSGSFIRCSSPTTTTQVMARKKRRGIIEKRRRDRINNSLSELRRLVPTAFEKQGSAKLEKAEILQMTVDHLKMLQATGGKGYFDAHALAMDFMSIGFRECLTEVARYLSSVEGLESGDPLRVRLVSHLSSCASQREAAAMTSSMAHHHHHHHPQALHPHHWAAAAAAAALHPIPAAAFLPNGLPPSPSEAASGRLSDVPQRGSALLTAAFSSSSSSSSASSSSSTTSTSNAPASHSDATLRAPSTGSVAPCMPPQISTSLLSLSATVHAAAAAAAAQTFPLSFPGGFPIFTPSLTAGTSSGHSPSIATSTSGSQQQSSSGGSGGGGGSSKPYRPWGTEVGAF; encoded by the exons ATGAAGAGGCCTTGTGAGGATACTAGTTCTGACAGCGACATGGATGAAACTATTGATGTCGGCAGCGAAAACAATTATTCTGG GCAAAGTAGCGGTTCATTCATAAGATGCAGTTCACCCACAACAACTACACAAGTAATGGCccggaaaaaaagaagaggg ATAATCGAGAAGAGACGTAGGGACCGGATAAATAACAGTTTATCTGAATTGCGCCGACTTGTCCCAACAGCATTTGAAAAACAG GGCTCCGCCAAATTGGAAAAAGCGGAAATATTACAGATGACGGTGGATCACCTGAAGATGCTCCAAGCTACCGGCGGCAAAG GCTATTTCGACGCTCACGCTCTGGCCATGGACTTCATGAGCATCGGCTTCCGGGAGTGTCTGACGGAGGTGGCGCGCTACCTGAGCTCGGTGGAGGGCCTGGAGTCGGGGGACCCCCTCCGCGTGCGCCTGGTGTCCCACCTGAGCAGCTGCGCGTCCCAGCGCGAGGCGGCCGCGATGACCAGCTCCatggcccaccaccaccaccaccaccacccccaggcCCTCCACCCGCACCACTGGGCTGCTgcggccgccgccgctgccctgCACCCCATCCCCGCCGCCGCCTTCCTCCCCAACGGACTCCCCCCGTCTCCGTCCGAGGCGGCCTCCGGCAGGCTCTCGGACGTCCCGCAGCGGGGCTCGGCGCTGCTCACCGCCGCCTTCTCTTCgtcttcgtcttcctcctccgcctcctcctcctcctccaccacctccacctccaacgCGCCGGCGTCGCACTCCGACGCCACGCTCAGGGCGCCCTCTACGGGCAGCGTGGCGCCCTGCATGCCCCCGCAGATCTCCACCTCCCTGCTGTCGCTCTCGGCCACCGTACACGCTGCCGCCGCGGCCGCCGCGGCCCAgaccttccccctctccttcccggGGGGGTTCCCCATCTTCACGCCCAGCCTGACGGCCGGCACGTCCAGCGGCCACAGCCCCTCCATAGCCACCAGCACGTCCGGCtcccagcagcagagcagcagcggAGGCAGCGGCGGGGGCGGTGGCAGTAGTAAACCCTATCGGCCCTGGGGGACTGAAGTGGGGGCCTTCTGA
- the hey2 gene encoding hairy/enhancer-of-split related with YRPW motif protein 2 isoform X1 → MKRPCEDTSSDSDMDETIDVGSENNYSGQSSGSFIRCSSPTTTTQVMARKKRRGIIEKRRRDRINNSLSELRRLVPTAFEKQGSAKLEKAEILQMTVDHLKMLQATGGKAGYFDAHALAMDFMSIGFRECLTEVARYLSSVEGLESGDPLRVRLVSHLSSCASQREAAAMTSSMAHHHHHHHPQALHPHHWAAAAAAAALHPIPAAAFLPNGLPPSPSEAASGRLSDVPQRGSALLTAAFSSSSSSSSASSSSSTTSTSNAPASHSDATLRAPSTGSVAPCMPPQISTSLLSLSATVHAAAAAAAAQTFPLSFPGGFPIFTPSLTAGTSSGHSPSIATSTSGSQQQSSSGGSGGGGGSSKPYRPWGTEVGAF, encoded by the exons ATGAAGAGGCCTTGTGAGGATACTAGTTCTGACAGCGACATGGATGAAACTATTGATGTCGGCAGCGAAAACAATTATTCTGG GCAAAGTAGCGGTTCATTCATAAGATGCAGTTCACCCACAACAACTACACAAGTAATGGCccggaaaaaaagaagaggg ATAATCGAGAAGAGACGTAGGGACCGGATAAATAACAGTTTATCTGAATTGCGCCGACTTGTCCCAACAGCATTTGAAAAACAG GGCTCCGCCAAATTGGAAAAAGCGGAAATATTACAGATGACGGTGGATCACCTGAAGATGCTCCAAGCTACCGGCGGCAAAG caGGCTATTTCGACGCTCACGCTCTGGCCATGGACTTCATGAGCATCGGCTTCCGGGAGTGTCTGACGGAGGTGGCGCGCTACCTGAGCTCGGTGGAGGGCCTGGAGTCGGGGGACCCCCTCCGCGTGCGCCTGGTGTCCCACCTGAGCAGCTGCGCGTCCCAGCGCGAGGCGGCCGCGATGACCAGCTCCatggcccaccaccaccaccaccaccacccccaggcCCTCCACCCGCACCACTGGGCTGCTgcggccgccgccgctgccctgCACCCCATCCCCGCCGCCGCCTTCCTCCCCAACGGACTCCCCCCGTCTCCGTCCGAGGCGGCCTCCGGCAGGCTCTCGGACGTCCCGCAGCGGGGCTCGGCGCTGCTCACCGCCGCCTTCTCTTCgtcttcgtcttcctcctccgcctcctcctcctcctccaccacctccacctccaacgCGCCGGCGTCGCACTCCGACGCCACGCTCAGGGCGCCCTCTACGGGCAGCGTGGCGCCCTGCATGCCCCCGCAGATCTCCACCTCCCTGCTGTCGCTCTCGGCCACCGTACACGCTGCCGCCGCGGCCGCCGCGGCCCAgaccttccccctctccttcccggGGGGGTTCCCCATCTTCACGCCCAGCCTGACGGCCGGCACGTCCAGCGGCCACAGCCCCTCCATAGCCACCAGCACGTCCGGCtcccagcagcagagcagcagcggAGGCAGCGGCGGGGGCGGTGGCAGTAGTAAACCCTATCGGCCCTGGGGGACTGAAGTGGGGGCCTTCTGA